A window of Dorea formicigenerans contains these coding sequences:
- the acpP gene encoding acyl carrier protein, with translation MEFEKLKKIIAEVCDVDEDKITMDSTFKDDLDADSLDVFQIVTAIEDEFELEISDEDAEKIVTVGDAVEQIQNATGNN, from the coding sequence ATGGAGTTTGAAAAACTGAAAAAAATTATTGCAGAGGTCTGTGATGTTGACGAGGACAAAATTACAATGGATTCTACATTCAAGGATGATCTGGACGCAGATTCCTTGGATGTATTCCAGATTGTTACAGCTATAGAGGATGAGTTTGAACTTGAAATCAGTGATGAAGATGCTGAGAAGATCGTGACGGTAGGAGATGCTGTTGAGCAGATCCAGAATGCAACTGGAAACAACTAA
- the plsX gene encoding phosphate acyltransferase PlsX — MSEITTVVLDAMGGDNAPAAMIDGAIDAISKEKNVKVILVGIEDVIRKGLEGKTYNPEQIEIVNATEVIETAEPPVHAIRRKKDSSIVVGMKLVKEGKADAFVSAGSSGAILVGGQVIVGRIKGVDRAPLAPLIPTEKGVSLLIDCGANVDARPAHLLQFAKMGSIYMENVLGIKDPKVGIVNIGAEEEKGNALVKDTFPQLKELPGINFIGSVEAREIPHGQADVIVCEAFVGNVILKLYEGLGAVLVDKIKGGMMSTLRSKIGALLVKPALKTTLKTFDATEYGGAPLLGLNGLVVKTHGSAKAKEVTNTIIQCVTFKQQNISEKIKASIQAEEAAAE; from the coding sequence ATGTCAGAAATTACAACAGTAGTACTGGATGCTATGGGTGGAGATAATGCTCCGGCTGCAATGATTGACGGCGCAATTGATGCCATTTCCAAGGAAAAGAATGTAAAAGTCATTCTGGTCGGTATTGAAGACGTCATAAGAAAAGGTCTGGAAGGCAAGACCTACAATCCAGAGCAGATCGAGATTGTGAATGCGACAGAAGTGATCGAGACAGCAGAGCCGCCGGTACATGCTATACGCAGGAAGAAAGATTCTTCCATCGTAGTCGGGATGAAGCTTGTAAAAGAGGGAAAAGCAGATGCTTTTGTATCTGCAGGAAGTTCAGGAGCGATTCTTGTGGGCGGACAGGTGATCGTTGGCAGAATCAAAGGTGTTGACCGTGCGCCATTAGCTCCGCTTATTCCAACGGAAAAAGGAGTTTCTCTTTTGATTGACTGTGGTGCGAATGTAGACGCCAGACCGGCACATCTTCTTCAGTTTGCCAAGATGGGGTCCATCTATATGGAGAATGTTCTTGGTATAAAGGATCCGAAAGTAGGTATCGTGAATATCGGTGCGGAAGAAGAGAAGGGCAATGCACTAGTCAAAGACACATTTCCACAGTTAAAAGAACTTCCGGGAATTAATTTTATCGGAAGTGTGGAGGCGAGAGAGATTCCACATGGCCAGGCAGATGTAATTGTCTGTGAAGCATTTGTGGGAAATGTGATCTTAAAGCTTTATGAAGGACTGGGGGCTGTTCTTGTCGATAAGATCAAAGGCGGTATGATGTCCACTCTTCGAAGCAAGATTGGCGCGTTGCTTGTAAAACCGGCGCTTAAGACGACTTTGAAGACATTCGATGCTACAGAGTACGGTGGAGCTCCGCTTCTGGGACTGAACGGTCTTGTAGTTAAGACCCATGGAAGTGCGAAAGCAAAAGAAGTGACGAATACGATCATTCAGTGTGTCACATTTAAACAACAGAATATCAGTGAGAAAATCAAAGCAAGTATTCAGGCGGAAGAAGCTGCCGCTGAATAA
- a CDS encoding AEC family transporter: MNDILYRAAAYLLIIALGVFLKKVGFFHEQDFRTLAKILLNITLPCAIIYSFSKVDFQISLLTVTVLSLFVGILMMFIAFFTSRMTGKKENIPFNILNLSGYNIGNFCLPFAQSFLEPLSLLGITLFDMGNAFYCNGGAKAVAEVFKNSIHRMPGTETDTKTQLKNSLKTMGRALSRSTPFLVYFGMLIVLILGIPIPRLVLSVTQIGSNANAFTAMLMIGVGFKLNIKKDGISHVIRILFTRYAVTISFAAIAFFYLPFPLQIRQALVLAFLSPIASACPAYTDALGEDYELSSTINSISMLISIGLITAALIVML; encoded by the coding sequence ATGAATGACATTTTATACCGCGCAGCAGCGTATCTGCTTATTATTGCACTTGGAGTTTTTCTGAAGAAAGTCGGATTTTTTCATGAACAGGATTTCCGTACACTTGCAAAAATTTTGTTAAATATCACGTTGCCATGTGCAATTATCTATTCATTTTCAAAAGTAGATTTTCAGATTTCGCTTTTAACAGTGACAGTACTAAGTCTTTTTGTTGGAATTCTTATGATGTTTATTGCGTTTTTTACATCGAGAATGACAGGAAAAAAAGAGAATATTCCGTTTAATATTTTGAATTTGTCAGGATACAATATTGGAAATTTCTGCCTGCCGTTTGCACAGAGCTTTTTAGAGCCGCTCAGTCTTCTTGGCATCACATTATTTGATATGGGAAATGCTTTTTATTGTAACGGTGGGGCAAAGGCAGTTGCGGAAGTATTTAAAAACTCTATACATAGAATGCCGGGGACAGAGACAGATACCAAAACGCAGTTAAAAAATTCGCTGAAGACTATGGGGCGGGCATTGAGTAGATCCACTCCGTTTCTTGTTTATTTTGGGATGTTGATCGTTCTGATTCTAGGGATTCCGATTCCCAGACTTGTATTGTCGGTTACACAGATTGGCTCCAATGCCAATGCATTTACGGCGATGCTGATGATTGGGGTCGGATTCAAACTGAATATTAAAAAAGATGGAATCAGTCATGTGATCCGGATTTTGTTCACGCGTTATGCAGTGACCATATCATTTGCTGCGATTGCTTTTTTCTATCTGCCATTCCCACTGCAGATCAGACAAGCGCTTGTTCTTGCATTTTTAAGCCCGATTGCCAGCGCCTGCCCGGCTTATACAGATGCTCTGGGAGAAGATTATGAGCTTTCCAGTACAATTAATTCCATTTCGATGCTGATCAGTATCGGACTGATCACAGCTGCATTGATTGTCATGTTGTAA
- the rpmF gene encoding 50S ribosomal protein L32, which produces MSICPKNKSSKARRDKRRANWKMSAPNLVKCSKCGELMMPHRVCKACGSYNKKEIIAQD; this is translated from the coding sequence ATGTCAATTTGTCCAAAGAACAAATCTTCAAAAGCTAGAAGAGATAAGAGAAGAGCTAATTGGAAGATGAGTGCTCCGAACCTGGTAAAATGCAGCAAATGCGGCGAATTAATGATGCCTCATAGAGTCTGCAAGGCTTGCGGAAGCTACAACAAAAAAGAAATCATTGCTCAGGATTAA
- a CDS encoding YceD family protein, whose protein sequence is MLIDLSNVLSEPHRSVDETVPCELKIFRNGLGEYPVTESSDVHVKINYMENGKLQIEGTCKLTVEIPCDRCLEPVATVFDLNISRITKGNVTDESEVESEDLDEANYIDGYTLDVDQLVGSEILIGWPTKILCSEDCKGICNVCGQNLNQGTCNCEDTSLDPRMSVIRDVFKNFKEV, encoded by the coding sequence ATGTTGATTGACCTATCCAATGTCTTATCCGAACCACACAGATCTGTTGATGAGACAGTTCCATGTGAACTTAAAATATTTCGGAACGGGCTTGGTGAGTATCCGGTCACTGAAAGTTCTGATGTTCATGTAAAGATTAATTATATGGAGAACGGAAAACTTCAGATAGAAGGAACTTGCAAGCTGACTGTTGAGATTCCGTGCGACAGATGTCTGGAACCGGTGGCGACAGTATTCGATCTGAATATTTCACGCATCACAAAGGGAAATGTCACAGATGAGAGTGAAGTGGAATCAGAGGATTTAGACGAAGCAAATTATATTGACGGATATACACTCGATGTTGATCAACTGGTCGGCAGCGAGATTCTAATAGGGTGGCCGACGAAGATTCTGTGTAGCGAAGACTGTAAAGGGATTTGCAACGTATGTGGTCAAAACCTGAATCAGGGAACTTGTAACTGTGAAGATACGAGTCTTGACCCTAGAATGTCAGTTATCCGCGATGTTTTTAAGAATTTTAAGGAGGTGTAA
- a CDS encoding acetate/propionate family kinase: MNVLVINCGSSSLKFQLINSESEKVLAKGLCERIGIDGSLTYQPAGGEKVKSDKAMPTHTEAIQFVIDALTDAETGVVKSLDEIGAVGHRVVHGGEKFASSVVITDEVKAAIEECNDLAPLHNPANLIGINACQKLMPGTPMVAVFDTAFHQTMPEKAYMYGLPYEYYDKYKVRRYGFHGTSHSFVSKRAAELAGKSYDDLKTVVCHLGNGASICAVENGKSVDTSMGLTPLEGLVMGTRSGDIDPAILEFVAKKEGLDISELMTMLNKKSGVYGLSNNLSSDFRDLENAANEGNAQAKVALEVFAYRVAKYVGSYVAAMNGVDVIAFTAGIGENSGTVRSAVLKYLGYLGITVDEKANDTHGEEITISTPDSKVLVMVIPTNEELAIARETVALV; the protein is encoded by the coding sequence ATGAATGTATTAGTAATCAACTGTGGAAGTTCTTCACTGAAGTTCCAGCTCATCAACTCTGAGTCAGAGAAAGTACTTGCAAAAGGACTTTGCGAGAGAATCGGAATTGATGGAAGCCTTACATACCAGCCAGCAGGCGGTGAGAAGGTTAAATCTGACAAAGCTATGCCTACACATACAGAGGCTATTCAGTTTGTTATCGACGCATTAACAGATGCCGAGACAGGTGTTGTTAAGAGTCTGGATGAGATTGGGGCAGTCGGACATCGTGTCGTACATGGTGGAGAGAAGTTTGCAAGCTCTGTTGTAATTACTGATGAGGTAAAAGCTGCAATTGAAGAGTGTAATGATCTTGCACCACTTCACAACCCGGCAAACTTAATCGGTATCAATGCATGCCAGAAGTTAATGCCTGGAACACCGATGGTAGCTGTATTCGATACTGCATTCCATCAGACAATGCCGGAGAAAGCTTACATGTATGGTCTTCCATATGAGTATTATGACAAATACAAAGTAAGAAGATATGGTTTCCATGGTACAAGCCACAGCTTTGTATCTAAGAGAGCTGCTGAGCTTGCAGGAAAATCTTACGATGATCTTAAGACAGTTGTCTGCCACCTTGGTAACGGTGCAAGTATCTGTGCAGTAGAGAATGGAAAATCCGTAGATACATCTATGGGTCTTACACCACTTGAGGGACTTGTAATGGGAACACGTTCCGGAGATATTGATCCGGCTATCCTTGAGTTCGTAGCTAAGAAAGAGGGACTTGATATTTCTGAGCTTATGACAATGCTCAACAAGAAGTCAGGTGTATATGGACTTTCCAACAACCTTTCAAGCGACTTCCGTGACCTTGAGAACGCAGCTAACGAAGGAAATGCTCAGGCTAAAGTAGCTCTTGAAGTATTCGCTTACCGTGTAGCTAAGTATGTGGGAAGCTATGTAGCAGCTATGAATGGTGTTGATGTAATTGCATTTACAGCAGGAATCGGAGAGAACTCAGGTACAGTTAGAAGCGCTGTTCTGAAATATCTTGGATACCTTGGAATTACAGTAGATGAGAAAGCAAATGATACTCACGGAGAAGAGATTACAATCTCTACACCAGATTCAAAAGTTCTTGTTATGGTTATTCCTACTAACGAAGAGCTTGCAATCGCACGTGAGACAGTAGCATTAGTTTAA
- the pta gene encoding phosphate acetyltransferase: MGFIDDIKARAKTSKKTIVLPETEDIRTYEAAEAVLKEGTANLILVGSEEEIAKNKGSFDISGATIVDPAKSEKTDAYIAKLVELREKKGMTEEKARELLLTNYLYYGVMMVKMKDADGMVSGACHSTADTLRPSLQILKTKPGTKLVSAFFIMVVPDCEMGANGTFLFGDSGLEQNPDPEKLAAIALSSAGSFRLLTEKEPVVALLSHSTKGSAKHADVDKVVEATKIAKENAPEGLLIDGEFQLDAAIVPSVGASKAPGSPVAGKANVLIFPDLDAGNIGYKLVQRLAKAEAYGPLTQGIAAPVNDLSRGCSAKDIEGVIAITAVQAMAEDK; this comes from the coding sequence ATGGGATTTATTGATGATATTAAAGCGAGAGCAAAAACAAGTAAAAAGACAATTGTACTTCCGGAGACAGAGGATATCAGAACATATGAAGCAGCAGAAGCAGTTCTGAAAGAAGGAACAGCAAACCTGATCCTTGTCGGCAGCGAAGAAGAGATTGCAAAGAACAAAGGTTCTTTCGATATCAGCGGAGCCACAATCGTAGATCCTGCAAAGAGCGAGAAGACAGACGCCTACATCGCAAAACTTGTAGAATTACGTGAGAAAAAGGGAATGACAGAGGAAAAAGCAAGAGAACTTCTTCTGACTAATTATCTCTACTATGGTGTTATGATGGTTAAGATGAAAGATGCTGACGGAATGGTATCCGGAGCATGCCACTCAACGGCAGATACATTAAGACCAAGCCTTCAGATCCTGAAGACAAAACCTGGAACAAAGCTCGTAAGCGCATTCTTTATTATGGTAGTACCAGATTGTGAGATGGGTGCCAATGGAACATTCCTGTTTGGTGATTCCGGACTTGAGCAGAATCCGGATCCGGAGAAACTTGCAGCAATCGCACTTTCATCCGCAGGCTCCTTTAGACTTCTGACAGAAAAAGAGCCAGTTGTAGCACTTCTTTCACATTCAACAAAGGGAAGCGCAAAACACGCTGACGTAGATAAAGTTGTAGAGGCTACAAAGATTGCAAAAGAGAATGCTCCGGAAGGACTTCTCATTGATGGAGAATTCCAGCTTGATGCAGCAATTGTTCCGTCAGTAGGAGCATCTAAAGCACCGGGAAGCCCGGTTGCAGGAAAAGCGAATGTACTGATCTTCCCAGACCTTGATGCTGGAAACATCGGATACAAATTAGTTCAGAGACTTGCAAAAGCAGAAGCTTACGGTCCTCTTACACAGGGAATCGCAGCGCCTGTCAATGATCTCTCCCGCGGTTGCAGCGCTAAGGATATTGAGGGTGTAATCGCAATTACAGCAGTTCAGGCAATGGCAGAAGATAAATAA
- the mgtE gene encoding magnesium transporter — translation MEEEQMLTKEQILDMLDAGQYKELKEELGNMYPVDIAETLEDFEQKPLVMVFRLLAKEEAAETFTYMNSDMREVLIGALTDSELEEVMEEMYLDDTVDVLEEMPANVVDRLLMVTDEETRAQINQLLQYPEDSAGSIMNVEYIALRKEMTVEESILKIRQVGLNRETIYTCYVTEKRKLIGRVDVKELLTTGESRTIEEIMDTNVLYAHTTDDQEDVAMMINKYGLIALPIVDHEMCMVGIVTVDDAMLVMQEETTEDISIMAGMSPSEETYFGTSVVEHVKSRLPWLLFLMLSATVTQMIMNSYESALVVMPQLAGFIPMLTGTGGNCGSQSSTLVIRGLSVGEIEFRDLFKVIFKEVRVAAVVSVILAVVNGIRIIVMGQGDALIALSIGGTMICTVLIAKVVGCTLPMLASKIGLDPAIMATPLISTLVDISTVTVYFMIVSHVFHL, via the coding sequence ATGGAAGAGGAACAGATGCTGACAAAAGAACAGATTCTTGATATGCTTGATGCAGGTCAGTACAAAGAATTAAAAGAAGAACTGGGAAATATGTACCCCGTCGATATTGCCGAGACACTGGAAGATTTTGAGCAGAAACCGCTCGTTATGGTGTTCCGTCTCCTGGCAAAAGAAGAGGCTGCTGAGACATTTACTTATATGAACAGTGACATGCGCGAGGTACTGATCGGGGCACTTACCGATTCCGAGTTGGAAGAGGTCATGGAAGAGATGTATCTGGACGATACGGTCGATGTCCTGGAAGAGATGCCTGCGAATGTTGTGGATCGTCTTTTGATGGTTACCGATGAAGAGACAAGAGCCCAGATCAATCAGCTTTTGCAATATCCGGAAGACAGTGCCGGAAGTATTATGAATGTGGAGTACATTGCACTCCGCAAAGAGATGACGGTCGAAGAGTCTATTTTAAAAATCCGTCAGGTTGGTCTGAATCGTGAGACTATCTACACTTGTTATGTTACGGAAAAACGAAAACTGATCGGACGGGTCGATGTCAAAGAACTTCTGACAACCGGTGAATCCAGAACAATCGAAGAGATTATGGATACGAATGTGCTTTACGCGCATACAACAGACGATCAGGAAGATGTAGCTATGATGATCAATAAATATGGTCTTATTGCCCTTCCAATCGTGGATCATGAAATGTGCATGGTCGGTATCGTAACTGTTGACGATGCCATGCTTGTAATGCAGGAAGAGACAACAGAAGATATCAGTATCATGGCCGGTATGTCTCCAAGTGAAGAGACTTATTTTGGAACATCTGTTGTGGAACATGTAAAAAGCAGGCTTCCATGGCTGTTATTTCTGATGCTTTCTGCGACAGTGACACAGATGATCATGAACAGCTATGAAAGCGCACTTGTAGTTATGCCACAGCTTGCCGGTTTTATTCCAATGCTGACAGGAACTGGTGGAAACTGCGGTTCACAGAGTTCTACGCTGGTTATTCGTGGATTGTCTGTAGGAGAAATAGAATTTCGGGATTTATTCAAAGTTATATTTAAAGAAGTCCGGGTGGCAGCAGTGGTCAGCGTGATACTGGCAGTTGTGAATGGAATCAGGATCATTGTTATGGGACAAGGAGATGCACTCATTGCATTATCCATTGGTGGAACTATGATCTGTACCGTCCTGATTGCAAAAGTCGTAGGCTGTACGCTTCCGATGCTTGCTTCCAAGATCGGACTCGATCCCGCAATCATGGCGACCCCGCTTATTTCTACCCTTGTAGATATCAGCACGGTAACTGTATACTTTATGATCGTCAGCCATGTATTCCACTTATAA
- a CDS encoding nucleotidyltransferase, producing MKIVGIIAEYNPFHKGHEFHLEKAKKITGADAAIIIMSGDYVQRGIPSIMPKHLRTQMALACGADVVLELPVCYATGSAEYFATGAVSLLEALGCVDYLCFGSECGEIKIIQQIADVLCKEPAHYKVLLQKHFKNGNTFPAARKLAFIEYLNQHKSLSCIPEQISKILDSPNNILGIEYLKALSCLNSSIEPVTITREGAGYHDQTLGGLFSSASALRQGLQDCELTKNANHTPAINHILQELPQNCHKIFKENYHKCFPVFADDFSLLLKAKLLTETKDTLTRYLDITPEIANRIITFRNDFLTFRQFCDLIKTKNVTYSRISRCLIHILLGISKCDVPDQAADSRCGYARLLGFRQESSWVLTSIKKNTGIPVISKLSQPAGIDIHMLEQNIFASNLYESVVTDKYHTSYKNEYQKQIIRFKS from the coding sequence ATGAAAATTGTTGGAATTATCGCGGAATACAATCCATTTCACAAAGGGCACGAATTCCATCTAGAAAAAGCAAAGAAAATCACAGGCGCTGATGCTGCAATTATTATTATGAGCGGCGACTATGTTCAGCGTGGAATTCCTTCCATCATGCCAAAGCATCTGCGTACCCAGATGGCACTTGCATGTGGTGCCGACGTAGTTTTAGAACTACCAGTCTGTTACGCAACCGGAAGTGCAGAATACTTTGCCACCGGTGCGGTCAGCCTCCTTGAAGCTCTCGGCTGTGTAGATTATCTGTGCTTTGGAAGTGAGTGCGGCGAAATAAAAATAATACAACAGATTGCCGATGTTCTTTGTAAGGAACCCGCGCATTACAAAGTTCTCCTTCAAAAACATTTTAAAAATGGAAATACATTTCCTGCCGCAAGAAAACTGGCTTTTATAGAATATTTAAATCAACACAAATCCTTATCCTGTATTCCCGAACAGATCAGTAAGATTCTGGATTCGCCAAATAATATTCTGGGTATTGAATATCTAAAAGCGCTTTCTTGTCTGAACAGTTCCATCGAACCGGTGACTATTACACGCGAAGGAGCCGGATATCATGACCAGACACTCGGTGGCCTTTTCAGCTCTGCCTCTGCACTCCGGCAGGGATTACAGGATTGTGAACTTACAAAAAATGCGAATCACACTCCTGCTATTAATCATATACTTCAGGAACTGCCGCAAAACTGTCACAAGATTTTTAAAGAAAACTATCACAAATGCTTTCCTGTGTTTGCAGATGATTTTTCCTTGCTTTTAAAAGCAAAGCTTTTGACCGAAACAAAAGATACACTGACGCGATATCTGGATATTACACCGGAGATTGCAAACCGGATCATCACATTTAGAAATGATTTTTTAACTTTCAGACAGTTCTGCGACCTGATAAAAACAAAAAATGTAACTTACTCTCGCATCAGCAGATGTCTGATCCACATTTTACTCGGCATCAGCAAATGTGATGTACCGGATCAGGCAGCAGATTCCAGGTGTGGATATGCCAGACTTCTTGGTTTCCGCCAAGAATCCTCATGGGTACTTACTTCTATCAAAAAAAATACCGGCATTCCTGTTATCTCGAAATTATCACAGCCTGCCGGTATAGATATCCATATGCTGGAACAGAATATTTTTGCATCAAATCTGTACGAAAGTGTTGTGACAGACAAGTATCATACATCTTATAAAAATGAATATCAAAAACAGATTATTCGATTTAAGTCTTAA
- a CDS encoding TPM domain-containing protein, protein MRENRITRKIFTLLCVLTLIVGLSILKIPVCAEEIPQDRQLPRLVDDADLLTDSEEQELNTELDEISEKQQCDVVVVTENSLDGKSAQDYADDFFDYNGYGYGDDDSGVLFLIGMDERKWAITTYGYGITAFTDYGLEYMEDEFLSYLSDGEYLEAFSKYATLCDDLLTQARDGHPYDVDSDDDKPDVFTMIFWGVVDLLIGFVVAFIMAQVKKSKLKSVKNQVAANAYKKQGSMKVTTKEDRYINSIVTKRLIPRDDEDHGHSGGGGSTTHVSSSGRSHGGRSGGF, encoded by the coding sequence ATGAGAGAAAATAGAATAACAAGAAAAATTTTCACCCTGCTATGTGTACTGACATTGATAGTCGGGCTTAGCATTTTGAAGATCCCGGTATGTGCTGAAGAAATTCCGCAGGATCGACAACTCCCCAGACTGGTAGACGATGCAGATCTTCTGACAGACAGTGAAGAACAGGAGCTTAACACAGAACTGGACGAAATCAGTGAAAAACAGCAATGTGATGTTGTTGTAGTGACGGAAAATTCATTAGATGGAAAAAGCGCGCAGGATTATGCGGATGACTTCTTTGATTATAATGGATATGGATACGGTGATGATGACAGCGGTGTTCTGTTTCTGATTGGAATGGACGAACGGAAATGGGCAATTACTACATACGGCTATGGTATCACTGCATTTACAGATTATGGACTGGAATATATGGAAGATGAATTCTTGTCTTATTTAAGTGATGGTGAATATTTGGAAGCATTTTCAAAATATGCCACACTTTGCGATGATCTTCTTACCCAGGCGAGAGATGGGCATCCATATGATGTAGACAGCGATGATGATAAGCCAGATGTTTTCACTATGATCTTCTGGGGCGTTGTGGATCTGCTCATAGGATTTGTTGTTGCATTCATAATGGCGCAGGTGAAGAAAAGCAAATTAAAATCTGTCAAAAATCAAGTTGCTGCCAATGCGTATAAGAAACAAGGCAGTATGAAAGTGACAACAAAAGAGGATCGATATATCAATAGTATTGTGACAAAACGCCTGATTCCAAGAGATGATGAGGATCACGGCCACAGTGGCGGAGGCGGAAGCACAACACATGTCAGTTCTTCCGGCCGGTCACACGGTGGACGAAGTGGTGGGTTTTAA
- a CDS encoding SPFH domain-containing protein translates to MGLIKAAQAATGTVMADQWKEFFYCDSLDNDTLLVRGKKRTGSRSSNTNGNDNIISNGSGIAVADGQCMLIVDQGKIAEVCAEPGEYTYDTSSEPSIFAGNLSDSIKNTFLTIGKRFSYGGDTGKDQRVYYINTKEITDNKFGTANPVWFRVVDKRINLDKDIEIRCNGVYSFKITNPLLFYTSLSGNVTECYEKSEIMPQLKTEFVDALQPAFAKIAEMEIRPSQIPAHATEIGDAMNEILTKKWSEIRGLSIVSVAFNPVTLKEEDAEAIRQAQNTSMYTDPSMMAATLGMAQAEAMKNAASNPNGAMMGFMGMNMASGGMNIQGLYDQGAAQKQAQQEQQVQKEQNQVNGQNPQAGNPKNLQNKAADPAAGGETSSWTCSCGQVNNGRFCIECGKPKPQDDDSWTCSCGTLNKGKFCMECGKPKPQKLHYRCDKCGWEPENPANPPKFCPECGDPFTDDDRI, encoded by the coding sequence ATGGGATTAATAAAAGCAGCTCAAGCCGCAACAGGGACGGTCATGGCAGATCAGTGGAAGGAATTCTTCTATTGTGATTCTCTTGATAACGATACACTGCTTGTAAGAGGAAAAAAGCGCACAGGAAGCCGTTCCTCAAATACAAACGGTAACGACAACATCATTTCCAATGGTTCTGGAATCGCAGTGGCAGATGGTCAGTGTATGCTGATTGTTGATCAGGGGAAAATTGCGGAAGTGTGTGCGGAGCCGGGAGAATATACATACGACACGTCTTCTGAACCAAGTATTTTTGCGGGAAATTTAAGTGACAGTATCAAAAATACATTTCTGACGATCGGAAAGAGATTCAGTTATGGCGGTGATACAGGAAAAGATCAGAGAGTCTACTATATCAACACAAAGGAAATCACAGATAATAAGTTTGGTACTGCTAATCCAGTCTGGTTCCGTGTAGTAGATAAACGCATCAATCTGGACAAAGATATTGAGATCCGCTGTAACGGAGTGTATTCCTTTAAAATTACAAATCCACTTTTGTTTTACACAAGTCTTAGCGGAAATGTGACAGAATGTTATGAAAAAAGTGAGATCATGCCGCAGCTTAAGACGGAGTTCGTAGATGCGCTGCAGCCGGCATTTGCTAAGATTGCAGAGATGGAGATACGCCCAAGCCAGATTCCGGCACATGCCACCGAGATTGGTGACGCCATGAACGAGATTTTGACGAAAAAATGGTCTGAGATCCGTGGACTTTCTATTGTGTCTGTTGCATTTAATCCAGTCACACTCAAAGAAGAAGATGCTGAGGCAATCCGTCAGGCACAAAATACATCTATGTATACAGATCCAAGCATGATGGCAGCGACACTTGGTATGGCACAGGCAGAGGCAATGAAGAATGCGGCCAGCAATCCGAATGGTGCTATGATGGGATTTATGGGAATGAATATGGCGAGCGGCGGCATGAATATCCAGGGACTCTATGACCAGGGAGCCGCTCAGAAACAGGCGCAGCAAGAGCAGCAGGTACAAAAAGAGCAGAATCAGGTAAATGGACAGAATCCACAGGCAGGTAACCCAAAAAATCTGCAAAACAAAGCAGCAGACCCGGCAGCAGGTGGAGAAACATCGTCCTGGACTTGTTCCTGTGGTCAGGTCAACAATGGCAGATTCTGTATCGAGTGTGGTAAGCCAAAACCACAGGATGACGATAGCTGGACTTGCAGCTGTGGAACGCTCAACAAAGGAAAATTCTGCATGGAGTGTGGAAAACCGAAACCGCAGAAATTACACTATCGCTGCGATAAATGTGGCTGGGAACCGGAAAATCCTGCAAATCCTCCGAAATTCTGTCCGGAGTGCGGAGATCCGTTTACAGATGACGACAGAATTTAA